ATGGCATAGTTTTAGACGTTTCAGGATTTGGCATAAAGGTGTTTAGCACAGCTTCTCTTCTCCGAACGATTTCTGTCGGAGATGATCTTTTTTGTTATACGTTTTTACAGGTATCTGCAGCAGGAATTTCTATTTTTGGTTTTCTTACCGAAAGAGAACGTGATTTATTTTTAGAATTGGTAAAAGTTAAAACAGTTGGTGGTAAATTAGCGATAACAATACTACAGTATTTAGATGCTGAAGATATTCTAAAGGCCATAACCTTAGGCAATACAACCGTTCTCTCTGTTCCAGGGCTCGGTGCCAAGCGTATTGAAAGGATTTGTTTTGAGCTAAAACCCAAAATAGCAAAGAAATTTCCTGATATAAACCTAAATGATAGCTCTGGAATAAATCAAACGGCATTTACATTGGATAAAATTGTATTGGATGCATTGACTGGCTTAGGTTTTTCAATTACAGAATCAATGAAGGCTATATCTTTATCGAAATCTGCATATGAAGATAAAAGTATGCTAACGGAAGAAAATCTTTTAAAAGCTACCCTGTCAATACTACAGCGTAACTAGTTAGGTTTTTAATGTGAGGGAATATAATGATTGAAGACAATTCACAACCAAATAAACTAATAGAGTCTATCCGATTAGAAAAAGAAGAAGATGTCTTATCTTTAAGACCACAATGCTTAGATGAGTTTATAGGCCAATCGACACTTAAGGATAAGCTTAGTATTTATTTGGAGGCATCAATTTTACGCGAAGAACCTTTAGATCACACTCTCTTCTATGGTCCGCCAGGGCTTGGAAAAACAACCCTAGCAGGAATAATTGCTATGGAAATGAAAGGAACGCTTCGCGTAACTACGGGCCCTGCATTAGAAAGAGCAGGGGACCTGGCAGCCATATTATCGAACATACAACCGAATGACGTGTTATTTATTGATGAAATACATAGAATGTCAGCTAATATTGAGGAAATTCTTTATTCAGCTATGGAAGATTTTTCCCTATCTATAATTGTTGGCAAGGGACCTCTAGCAAGAAGCATAAGGCTTTCACTTCCGAAATTTACGTTAATAGGTGCAACTACAAGGCTAGGTCTATTAACATCTCCATTAAGAGCTAGATTTGGTATTGTAGAACAACTTAGTCTCTATTCTCCGAAAGAATTGACTGATATTGTAAAAAGAGGGGCCTCAGTTCTAGGAATTGAGATTTTAAATAATGCAGCAGAAGAAATCGGCATAAGATCAAGAGGAACCCCTAGAGTCGCCCTTCGTCTTCTAAGGCGAGTTAGAGATGTAGCAGAAGTCAAAAGAGTGAAGAAAATAGAACGAGACCATGCAAAGTTTGCACTAGACATGTTGGGTATCGATGCGGAAGGTTTAGATGAAGGGGATAGAAAGTTTCTAAAAGCACTTGTTGAGTTATTTGATGGTGGTCCAGTAGGTCTTTCCACTCTGGCTGCGGCCTTAAATGAGGATGCTCAAACTATTGAAGATATATATGAACCGTACCTTATACAAAAAGGTCTTCTTGAGCGAACTCCAAGGGGAAGAAAGGCTACGCGTGCCACATGGGAGTATTTGTGCATTCCAATACCACAACACTTTTCTAATAACAATCAAACTCAACTTTTAGATGATTTAGAATAGAAAAGATAACTTTATAAGCTCATTTCACGGAACGCTATATTTTTTCAAAAAACTTTTCTCATATCTTCATTTTTATATAATATAAAATTACACTGATCATGATTGATTTTTATATTGTGATTATTTGTTTTTGTTTATTAAGAAATGTAATATTATTCTTGTTAGTAGTAATTAGGTTATATTGCAAAAGAAGGAGAATGCACAACCTTGCAAAACAAAAACTCAATTGACTTATCTCAGACCTCATCTTTTGACTATGTATTACCCGAAGAGCTTATAGCACAAGATCCTGTGGAACCAAGAGATGCTTGTCGATTGTTAATTGCAAGCAGAGCGGGGGATAGCCCATTTAAGCACGTTTTATTTAAGAATTTATCAGACCATCTACACCCCGGAGATCTTCTTGTTCTTAATGATACGAGAGTTCTACCCGCACGCCTTCAGGGAGTGAAAAAGAACGGTGGGGCAAAAGTTGAAGTGCTATTTCTAAATGAAAATAAAACCATAGAAAACGAAAGTGCCGGTAAAACATGGACAGCACTTGTTAAACCTGGCAGAAAACTCCCCATGGGGACAGCCGTTGTTTTGGAAGATGGTACAGAAATTATTATTGGTAAAAAGCTTGATGACGGGGTTAGAGAAGTTTATTTTAAAGATTCTCTTAATCCTCTTTTGATAATGGAGAAGCTTGGAAGGTTGCCATTACCACACTATATCACTAACACTCATAGTGAGCCGGAACAGTATCAAACTGTTTATGCAAAAAAAGAAAAAGAGAACTCAGTCGCCTCACCTACTGCCGGATTGCATTTTACACAGGAACTACTGGAAAAATTGGATGCAAAAGGCATAAAACGCACCTGTATAACATTAAGAGTGGGACTGGGGACATTTAGGCCAGTAAAAGAGGAGCTTATTTCTAAACACATAATGCATAAAGAATTATGTGAGGTCTCAGATATCGCTGCGAAAATGATTATAGAAACAAAAAAAAGGGGGGGGCGCATTATAGCTGTAGGGACTACAGTAGTCCGCACACTAGAATCATTTGCTAAAGTTTTTGGAACAATACGCAGTGGAAGCTTAGAGACAGATTTATTTATCACTCCCGGATATAAATTTAAGGTAGTCGATGCCCTGATAACTAACTTTCATCTTCCCAAAAGCACTTTGTTAATGCTTGTAGCCGCTTTTGGGGGGTATGACAATCTTTTGTCAATTTATCAAGAAGCTATATCTGAAAGATATCGTTTTTTTTCATTTGGTGACTCTTTATTTCTTAATTAGCTTGTTATAACGCAATTATACTGCCCGATATTACAGAATTGAGTAATGTAAATAACCTGTTATACTTAATGTAAGAATGAAGATTGCTCCATATAAATAAACTTTTTAAACTTCATCGTTGAAGGAGAAGATTTTGTTTATGCGAGAAATTCTTAAAAATAATAAAATAAAACGTTTTGTAATTATCACAGGAATGTCAGGAGCTGGAAAATCCTCTGCTCTTAACGTTTTTGAAGATCAAGGTTTTTATGTTATAGATAACTTACCTCTAATCCTCATGCCACAACTTATAGAAGTGCTTACTACTAGGCCATCTGCAATCAATAATGGTGTAGCTGCCGTCGTGGATGTGCGGGGAGAGAAACCACTTATAGAACTTAAAGAAGCTACTGTAGAGCTAAAAAAGAGCATTAATAACTTTGAAATCCTCTTTGTAGAGGCTTCAGACGAATGTTTAGTAAGAAGATTTGAAACAACTAGACGTCGCCATCCGATGGCAAAAGGGACGACATTGCTCGGTGGAATCACAAGAGAAAAAGAACTTTTAGGACCTATACGCAATCAGGCTGATATAATAATAGATACTTCCGAATTTAGCTTGCTTGATTTTAAGAAAAAACTTTTAGACAGTATTAATGTTAATGCAGATAGACCAATTATTGTCATAAGTTCATTTGGCTTCAAATATGGACTACCACATGACGCTGATTATATTTTAGATGTTAGATTTTTAAATAATCCTAACTATGTAAATGAGCTAAAACATTTAACAGGCAAGGATAAACAAGTCCTTAATTTTTTAAAGAAAATAGACGCATTTGATGAATTTATAGATAAGGCAGAAGATCTATTTACTTTTGTAGCGCCAATTTACAGTAATACTGGTAAAAAACAACTTCATATTGCAATAGGATGTACAGGAGGGCGTCACCGTTCTGTTGCTATTGTGGAGACACTTGCATCTAAACTGTTGAAAATAGGCAACAAAATAGTTATAGAGCATCGAGATATCGGCAAGGAGAATCATTAGTGAGTTCCTTACTTTATTTTATATTAATGTTGATATTAATAGTCGCATTGTTGGCCTATTTAATTTACTCTGGCAAATATTCTGTTCTTATGAGTATTAACCCCAAACATTTCCCTCGTATTAACAATGAGGACTATCGGCTTTCATTGGGGCCTAAAATAGTTACAATCGGTGGTGGCACAGGACTTTCTACACTTTTAGTCGGCTTAAAAGGCTATACTAGGAATATCACCGCTGTAGTAGCAGTAACGGACGAAGGCGGGAGTTCCGGTCGAATACGACACGAATGGGGGATGCTGCCCCCAGGTGATATACGAAATTGCATAGTCGCTTTGGCAGAGAATGATAACTCATTGAACAGTCTGCTTAACTTTAGATTTGATAGAGGAGAGCTAAGAGGACATAGTCTAGGAAATCTTATTTTGCTAGCTGCTACGGAAATGGTTGGAGATTTTCAACGGGCTGTGCAAGAACTTAATAAATTACTTGCAATAAGAGGCCAAGTTCTACCAGTTACTACTGAAACAGTCACGCTTAAGGGTGAAACATTTGACGGTAAAATAGTAAGTGGTGAACTTGAAATATCTGATAACGGCAGCAATCTTTCTAAACTTTGGTTAGAGCCAACAAATGCAAAGCCCCTTGAAAGTGTCATCAAAGCAGTGGATGACGCGGATCTTATAGTATTGGGCCCCGGGAGTTTGTTTACAAGTCTTTTGCCAAACCTTTTGTTAAAAGACTTGGCTTTTCAACTAAAAAACACATCAGTGCCTATTGTCTATATTGCAAATCTTGTTACACAACCAAAGGAAACAGAGGGGATGAATATCCTTTCTCATATTGATTGGATTACTGGTGTTTTAGGAGTTGTTCCGGACTATGTAATCGCAAATCAAGCTCCTATTTCAGAAGAATACTTAAAAAGATATAGCAATATTGGAGCAGATCCACTGTATTTGTCTGATCGAGAAGAGAAATATTTACAGTCATTAGGCGTAACGGTAATATACGGTGATTTTATATATATAAAGGACGATAAGTATCTTAGGCATGATACGTATAACTTGACAGACAGCATAATGACGTTAGCTGAAGAAAACAGAGTAAAATTTGGTAAAGTGAATGAAACATCTTGAACATATTTTGTGGGACGAATGGCTCACTATCCCATTTATTAAGCCAGTAGAAGACGAAATTGCAGGAATAATTAATGGACTAAATTATAGGAAAGATTCTGATTATTACGTTTTTTCGTCTCGTAGGTTGTTTACAATTCGTAGACTACTTTATCTTTTTTCAGAGATTCCAACATTCAATAAAACAATGAATGCCAAAGATGTAATACAAATAATAAATACAAATATAAAAGGCAAGACAGTTTTCCGAATTAAAGAGAGCATGGCTAAAGATATTATACTAAGATCATCTAGTTTTGGACGAAGAGAACGCAATTGGAATTGGATCAGAGGGGTATGGGGTAGTTGCGGCTCTCTTTATCTACCTAAATCTGGTTATTATCTTGTAATAAGGTTGCCAGAAAACAACAGTATCCCCGATAGATTACAAAGTATACTTAAATCTGCAGGATTTTCAATAGGAGTAAGAAAAAGAATAAAAACACGTGAGTTAATTTTAAGAAATCAACAACAAATTGTGACACTTCTTTCCCGTCTGGGTTTTGTTCGAACAACACTTGCATTAGAAGAAACGGCAATTTTACGAATGATGAGAAATAGGGCAAACAAACTTGTAAACTGTGATTCTGCAAATATAAACAAAAGCTTAGCGGTTGCACAAAACCAGCTTCAAACAATTAAAAAATTAGAAACTCAAGGTTTGGTAGAGACCTTACCAGAGCATCTTAAAGAGCTAGTTTTTCTAAGAAAAGAAAACCCGAGTGCAACTTTGGGTGAATTGGGACAATTTTTATCAAGACCAATTACCAAAAGTACGGTAAAATATAGATGGAGAAAATTGGAAGAAGTATTAAGAAAATAATATTTCTGATAAGGAGATGGTGAGTATGTATCTTGGAAAAGCAGATGTCAATACCTATGAAAAGGGGGCGGGAAGAGAGTTTTTAGTTTCAAACGGATTAGGAAGTTATAGCTTTTCAACAGTAATAGGAGCCAATACAAGAAGAGAGCATGGACTCTTAGTTACCCGCCCAAATGAAGATACGCAACACTCTGTACTCATAAGTAAAATCGAAGAGACTGTTTCTTACCAAAACAAAAAATATCTACTTTCTACAAACCACTATAAAGATTTAGTATATCCGGATGGATATAGGTATATACAAGAATATCAAGGTAATCCCTTTCCAAGCATCTTATTTGTTATTCACAGCATACTTCTCAAAAAATCAATTTTTATGCCACGAGGCAAACCTTGCACAATTCTAAAATATGAGTTGCTAGCAGCACCTGACAAGATCAAGCTTGACTTACGTCCTCTATTTGCACACAGACCCAATAATCAAACTTCAGATTTAGGAAAAGATAAATTTGAGGTGAATAATCTAGCTACAAACCTCCTTAATATTGAAGGAAGAGGGCTAAAAAGCTATTGTTCATTTACGTCAGGGGAATGGTCAACTAAGCCTTTATGGTTTGAAAATATATACTATAAACAAGACGATAGTGAAGATGCTTTGTCTCTCGACAAACTATGGTCACCAGGATCTTTGACAAAAGAAATTGCTGAAGGCGATACATTATATGTTGTTCTTTCTTCAGAGCCTACTGTTTTTTCCATGGAAGAGCTTGCTTTACTGGAAAAAGAAGCTGCAGGAAGATTTGATCATGTAATAAAAAAGGCTAAATTACCTGCGTTGAGTAGTGCGGAACAAGATATGCTTTTTGCTTCCTATCATTTAGTAGACGACAGGCCAGATTCTATTCCTACAATATATACTGGATACCCTTCGGTAGAAATAAGATCAAGGGACACTTTTATTTCTCTTCCAGGTTTAACTTTAGCAACAGGACGGGAATCACTAGCTGAAAGGACTTTAACCCTATGGTTAGAAAGAGCTAGAGAGTGTGGTTGGATTATGCCCGAATATTTAACTGCAGATGGAGTCCCTATTTTCGAATGTGTCGATAGTGGTCTTTGGTTTGTTTATGCAGCCGATAAATTTCTAAATCATGTCGAAAATATCACAATAGATAATAAAAAGCTAATCACAGATGCCATTCATTCTATAGTAGACAAATATTTGTATGGAATTCCTGAGCTTGATACAACCTACGAAGAAAACGGCTTATTGTGTATAAAAAAAACAGATACACCAAGACAATGGATGCATAGTGTAATTAACGGAAAAGAAATAGTATCAAGGATTGGCTATTTAGTAGAAGTTAATGCTCTTTGGTACAATGCAATAAAAGTAGCTGAAAAGTACTCTGAAGAAAGTAATTTGAAAGAGAAATATTCTAGAATTGCCGCCTTATGTGTTGAATCATTTCATAAAGTCTTCTGGTGTTCAGAAATGGGTGGATTATTTGATTTTGTTGACCCTGAAAGCAAGCAACAAGATATGTCTATCAGGCCAAATCAAATTTTGGCTATATCATTGCCATATAGTCCTTTTGAAGGACATGATTTCTCCAAAAAAATATTAAGACTTTGTTGGGATGAGTTGTATACAACATATGGGCTACGCACCTTAGATCCGCATCACGATAAGTTTAAAGGCCGTTCAGAAGGAAGACTAGATCAGAGACAAAAGGCGCGTTTTCGTGGAATGGCTTGGACGTGGTTGCTAGGACATTTTATTACTGCCTATTTAAAATGTAATCCTACTAGAAAAGACTTAGGTTGGATTTTTATAAGACCTTTTAATTCTCACTTAAGACATGGGTGTCTTGGTGGTGTGGCAGAATATTTTGACGGCATTATGCCTTACAGGGCACATGGAGAC
This is a stretch of genomic DNA from Synergistaceae bacterium. It encodes these proteins:
- a CDS encoding Holliday junction branch migration protein RuvA, producing the protein MIETLQGKVLFIEGDGIVLDVSGFGIKVFSTASLLRTISVGDDLFCYTFLQVSAAGISIFGFLTERERDLFLELVKVKTVGGKLAITILQYLDAEDILKAITLGNTTVLSVPGLGAKRIERICFELKPKIAKKFPDINLNDSSGINQTAFTLDKIVLDALTGLGFSITESMKAISLSKSAYEDKSMLTEENLLKATLSILQRN
- the ruvB gene encoding Holliday junction branch migration DNA helicase RuvB gives rise to the protein MIEDNSQPNKLIESIRLEKEEDVLSLRPQCLDEFIGQSTLKDKLSIYLEASILREEPLDHTLFYGPPGLGKTTLAGIIAMEMKGTLRVTTGPALERAGDLAAILSNIQPNDVLFIDEIHRMSANIEEILYSAMEDFSLSIIVGKGPLARSIRLSLPKFTLIGATTRLGLLTSPLRARFGIVEQLSLYSPKELTDIVKRGASVLGIEILNNAAEEIGIRSRGTPRVALRLLRRVRDVAEVKRVKKIERDHAKFALDMLGIDAEGLDEGDRKFLKALVELFDGGPVGLSTLAAALNEDAQTIEDIYEPYLIQKGLLERTPRGRKATRATWEYLCIPIPQHFSNNNQTQLLDDLE
- the queA gene encoding tRNA preQ1(34) S-adenosylmethionine ribosyltransferase-isomerase QueA is translated as MQNKNSIDLSQTSSFDYVLPEELIAQDPVEPRDACRLLIASRAGDSPFKHVLFKNLSDHLHPGDLLVLNDTRVLPARLQGVKKNGGAKVEVLFLNENKTIENESAGKTWTALVKPGRKLPMGTAVVLEDGTEIIIGKKLDDGVREVYFKDSLNPLLIMEKLGRLPLPHYITNTHSEPEQYQTVYAKKEKENSVASPTAGLHFTQELLEKLDAKGIKRTCITLRVGLGTFRPVKEELISKHIMHKELCEVSDIAAKMIIETKKRGGRIIAVGTTVVRTLESFAKVFGTIRSGSLETDLFITPGYKFKVVDALITNFHLPKSTLLMLVAAFGGYDNLLSIYQEAISERYRFFSFGDSLFLN
- the rapZ gene encoding RNase adapter RapZ; the protein is MLKNNKIKRFVIITGMSGAGKSSALNVFEDQGFYVIDNLPLILMPQLIEVLTTRPSAINNGVAAVVDVRGEKPLIELKEATVELKKSINNFEILFVEASDECLVRRFETTRRRHPMAKGTTLLGGITREKELLGPIRNQADIIIDTSEFSLLDFKKKLLDSINVNADRPIIVISSFGFKYGLPHDADYILDVRFLNNPNYVNELKHLTGKDKQVLNFLKKIDAFDEFIDKAEDLFTFVAPIYSNTGKKQLHIAIGCTGGRHRSVAIVETLASKLLKIGNKIVIEHRDIGKENH
- the yvcK gene encoding uridine diphosphate-N-acetylglucosamine-binding protein YvcK; protein product: MLILIVALLAYLIYSGKYSVLMSINPKHFPRINNEDYRLSLGPKIVTIGGGTGLSTLLVGLKGYTRNITAVVAVTDEGGSSGRIRHEWGMLPPGDIRNCIVALAENDNSLNSLLNFRFDRGELRGHSLGNLILLAATEMVGDFQRAVQELNKLLAIRGQVLPVTTETVTLKGETFDGKIVSGELEISDNGSNLSKLWLEPTNAKPLESVIKAVDDADLIVLGPGSLFTSLLPNLLLKDLAFQLKNTSVPIVYIANLVTQPKETEGMNILSHIDWITGVLGVVPDYVIANQAPISEEYLKRYSNIGADPLYLSDREEKYLQSLGVTVIYGDFIYIKDDKYLRHDTYNLTDSIMTLAEENRVKFGKVNETS
- the whiA gene encoding DNA-binding protein WhiA gives rise to the protein MKHLEHILWDEWLTIPFIKPVEDEIAGIINGLNYRKDSDYYVFSSRRLFTIRRLLYLFSEIPTFNKTMNAKDVIQIINTNIKGKTVFRIKESMAKDIILRSSSFGRRERNWNWIRGVWGSCGSLYLPKSGYYLVIRLPENNSIPDRLQSILKSAGFSIGVRKRIKTRELILRNQQQIVTLLSRLGFVRTTLALEETAILRMMRNRANKLVNCDSANINKSLAVAQNQLQTIKKLETQGLVETLPEHLKELVFLRKENPSATLGELGQFLSRPITKSTVKYRWRKLEEVLRK
- a CDS encoding amylo-alpha-1,6-glucosidase; translated protein: MYLGKADVNTYEKGAGREFLVSNGLGSYSFSTVIGANTRREHGLLVTRPNEDTQHSVLISKIEETVSYQNKKYLLSTNHYKDLVYPDGYRYIQEYQGNPFPSILFVIHSILLKKSIFMPRGKPCTILKYELLAAPDKIKLDLRPLFAHRPNNQTSDLGKDKFEVNNLATNLLNIEGRGLKSYCSFTSGEWSTKPLWFENIYYKQDDSEDALSLDKLWSPGSLTKEIAEGDTLYVVLSSEPTVFSMEELALLEKEAAGRFDHVIKKAKLPALSSAEQDMLFASYHLVDDRPDSIPTIYTGYPSVEIRSRDTFISLPGLTLATGRESLAERTLTLWLERARECGWIMPEYLTADGVPIFECVDSGLWFVYAADKFLNHVENITIDNKKLITDAIHSIVDKYLYGIPELDTTYEENGLLCIKKTDTPRQWMHSVINGKEIVSRIGYLVEVNALWYNAIKVAEKYSEESNLKEKYSRIAALCVESFHKVFWCSEMGGLFDFVDPESKQQDMSIRPNQILAISLPYSPFEGHDFSKKILRLCWDELYTTYGLRTLDPHHDKFKGRSEGRLDQRQKARFRGMAWTWLLGHFITAYLKCNPTRKDLGWIFIRPFNSHLRHGCLGGVAEYFDGIMPYRAHGDVLSATAHGELLRVLFEDLV